From the genome of Vicia villosa cultivar HV-30 ecotype Madison, WI linkage group LG2, Vvil1.0, whole genome shotgun sequence, one region includes:
- the LOC131649401 gene encoding uncharacterized protein LOC131649401: protein MDQTKIMLWYCRGAANKAFFRYCKQYVDANKPTMVVVMETRCNPTNLVKAFNNMGFDKHLVEENNGYVGGIVLAWEISFMTVELLSRNSQYIHTSISYPKGRPWLFTAIYASLSEDCRKTMWEELKFIASNNHQPWLVEGEFNDIASIKDKKGGAPVSLRRIKLFTDRVNACNLMDMGSHGPKYTWKGPIFHCGQQIYEKLDRGFCSDNWRLEFPDASVKVLDDKAFEVCLKETIENLKEWKEHSFKNVKIQNKEITARVKGIQCRLLCRNNDKALRKMEDKLQKELSDILEKDESTWFQRSRSKWLADEDRNTKYYHMKTVTRRRRNKEWMPTAINFLELTVEDYQGLIKDVDNEDSVSVPNQTRPWV from the exons ATGGACCAAACCAAGATAATGTTGTGGTATTGTCGTGGAGCTGCCAATAAAGCTTTCTTTAGATACTGCAAGCAGTATGTAGATGCTAATAAACCTACAATGGTTGTGGTAATGGAAACGAGATGTAATCCAACAAATCTAGTCAAAGCCTTCAATAATATGGGCTTTGATAAACATTTAGTGGAGGAAAACAATGGTTATGTCGGTGGTATAGTTTTAGCATGGGAAATTAGTTTTATGACGGTAGAGCTGCTAAGTAGAAACTCTCAGTACATTCATACTAGTATTAGTTATCCGAAAGGGAGGCCTTGGCTTTTTACAGCAATATATGCCAGCCTGAGTGAGGATTGCAGGAAAACCATGTGGGAAGAATTAAAATTTATTGCAAGTAACAATCATCAACCATGGCTTGTTGAGGGAGAATTCAACGACATAGCAAGCATTAAGGACAAAAAAGGTGGAGCACCAGTTTCTCTCAGACGTATTAAGCTCTTTACGGATCGTGTTAATGCTTGTAATCTCATGGATATGGGATCGCATGGGCCAAAATACACGTGGAAGGGGCCTATTTTCCATTGTGGTCAACAGATATACGAGAAGCTGGATAGAGGCTTTTGTAGCGACAATTGGAGGCTGGAATTCCCGGATGCAAGCGTTAAAGTTTTG GACGATAAAGCATTTGAGGTCTGTTTGAAGGAAACTATAGAAAATCTAAAAGAATGGAAAGAACACTCTTTTAAAAATGTTAAGATTCAAAACAAGGAAATTACTGCTAGAGTGAAAGGAATACAGTGTAGATTACTTTGTAGAAATAATGATAAGGCGTTAAGAAAGATGGAGGATAAGCTACAAAAGGAGCTCAGTGATATTTTAGAAAAGGATGAGTCGACGTGGTTTCAACGTTCTAGATCGAAGTGGTTAGCAGACGAGGATAGAAACACTAAATATTATCATATGAAAACTGTTACAAGGAGGAGAAGGAATAAG GAGTGGATGCCCACTGCGATAAATTTTCTAGAATTGACAGTTGAGGATTATCAAGGTCTGATTAAGGATGTGGATAATGAAGATAGTGTCTCTGTTCCAAACCAGACTCGTCCCTGGGTGTAA
- the LOC131649400 gene encoding uncharacterized protein At4g02000-like — MSEGPWFIYDHYLTVKEWCPNLHSESDTIGNVAVWLRIDGLPIEYFDPIILSTIGNRIGKTIKVEKTISQVERGKCARICVEVELSKPLFVMFMIKEKMYNIEYEGLRLLCLSCGRFGHYREGCTNTNSTVNLNTDKGGNASPTVQRNGEM; from the coding sequence ATGTCTGAAGGTCCATGGTTCATATACGATCATTACTTAACAGTCAAGGAATGGTGTCCTAACCTTCATAGTGAGAGTGACACCATTGGAAATGTAGCTGTCTGGTTAAGAATTGATGGTTTGCCAATAGAATACTTTGATCCTATTATCCTAAGTACCATAGGGAATAGAATTGGAAAAACAATCAAAGTCGAAAAAACGATATCTCAAGTGGAAAGGGGAAAGTGTGCAAGGATATGTGTGGAAGTAGAGTTATCAAAACCATTATTTGTTATGTTCATGATCAAAGAGAAGATGTACAATATTGAGTATGAAGGTTTACGTTTGTTATGCCTGagttgtggaagatttggtcattATAGAGAAGGCTGTACAAATACCAATAGTACGGTTAATCTTAACACGGATAAGGGTGGAAATGCTAGTCCAACAGTGCAGAGAAATGGAGAAATGTAG